The nucleotide sequence CGTGGCAAGAACTCACGGCTGCCCAAGGGCGTGGCCATCGAGGGATTGACCGAAAGCTTGGCGGAGTTCAAGGCGCTACCCGCGGCCACCCGCCGCGCGATGACCTCGGCCATCAATGAGCAGGCATCCGCGACCCGCAAGCAGCTCATCGATGGCATCAGCGCCGATGGCAAGGTCAGGCCGACGGCGGTGCGCTCGCGCATCACGGTCGAGAAGGCCAGCAAGGACCAGCCAAGCGCCAGTCTCACGCTCAGCCGCTCACCGGTGCCATTCAAGTCCTGGCAGTACCGCACCGAGGTGGAGGATGGCACTGGCACCCGCGCCAGTATCTGGATTCGCAAGGGCGGCCAGCGCATGCGGGTCTACGGCTTCGTCAATCCCAAGGGCGGCAGCAAGACACCGCTGGTGCGCTACCGCAAGGGCAGTCAGCGCCGCCTCACCCGCGCCAACGGCTGGACCCTCAAGAACCATTGGAATCATCAGGTGAATGGCGAGCTGCGCAACCAGATCGCCTTCGACCTCCAGCAACGCTTCCTCGCTCGCCTGGCCAAGGAGAGAGCCACATGACGCCCATCACCCGCGTGATCGATGCCTTCGTGGCACAACTGGCGGCCATCTCGACGGCCAATGGCCATGCCACCGACATCGCGCATATTGAGACCGAGGCCATCCAGATCAACCTGCGCTCGGAGACCCCGCTGCCACTGCTGCATGTCCGTCGTCTGGCCAGCAACGTGGACGCCCGCGCCGGGCGGGGGACGCGCAAGGAATCGATCAGCCTTCAGATCGAGGCCTATCTCGACCTCAAGACCCATGGGCGTGCCGGTCAGGATGCGCTGCTCAATGATCTTTACAACGCCATCTATCCGGAGAGCCAGGTGCTGCTCGATGGGCTGGCGGTCACCATCACGACTGGTGAAGCCGAACTGGATGATGCGGAGCTGGGCAGCCGCATTCTTCCCATCTATCTGCCCGTGACCATCACCTACACCCGCACGAGGTAACTCATGGCTGACTTCAAAGACACAGGCCTGATCATGTCTGGCGACATCTTCATGGCCGAGGTGGATGCCAACGGCAAGTTCGGCGCCCTGAATGGCCCGATGAACGTGCCGTCCCTGAGCATCACGCCGACCAGCGTGAACCGCATTTCTCGCCCTTCCTTCCAGAAGGACAACTACGGCCAGGCGCTGGATGCCGTCAACCTGCCCAGTGACTCGGCCAGTGTCACCATCCAGTTCGATTCCATGCCGGCCGCCATGCTGGCGGAGACGCTTGGCGGCACGGCAGAGCTGGCGGATGCCGAAGCTGACAGCGTGACCGGCGAGGCGCTGACCCTGACGGAAGGGGCCTGGGCGGCGCTGCCGCATTCCTCGCTGGCCGCGGGCAGTGTCGTGGTCACCAAGGACGCTACCGATGTCACGGCTGACTGCGACATCAACCTGAGTGCCGGCCTCATCAAGGCGCGTACCGCTGCCGCGGCAGGTGATGTCACCGTGGATTACGATACCGAGGCGGTCACCGGCCATCGCGTGATGGGGGACACCGAGATATCCAAGCCGCGTTACATCCTGGTGGATGGCATCAACCTCGCCACCGGCAAGCGTACCCGGGTCGAGATCTTCCGTGCCGTGTTGTCGGCGGATCAGGCCACCGAGCTGATGGGCACCGAGTTCATCACCGGGCAGCTGTCCGGCTCGCTGGTTGTGCCGCCCGGCAAGGGCGCCGCCTACACCGCCACCATGTACAGCTAACGGGAGCGAGCCATGACCGACAAAACCGCTACAGGCAAGACTGGCACCGAGACCAAGTCTGGCACTGAGGCCAAGCCCAGCGACTCGGTGAGCGTCAAGCTCAGGAAGGCGCATCGCCACGGCGGCAAGGAGTATGCCGCCGGCGACTCCCTCACCCTCGAGGTGCGCCAGCTGGAGCGCCTGAAGAAGGCAGGCAAGGTCTGAGCCTGCCTGCTGTGAGTTGCACCCCCTAGCCCGCCATCTGGCGGGCTTTTTCATGTCCGGAGCACGACACGATGGCCAATCAGAGTGACATCCAGCTGCGCATTCAGGCCGCGGTCGATGGGCTGCAAGACATCGGCAAGCTGATGAGCGAGCTGGACAATCTCGGGCAGGACAGCAGCGAGGCCTCAGCCGAGGTCGAGCGTCTTTCCGAAGAGATGTCGGCCATCGGCCAGCAACAGAAGCTGGTCACCCAGATCAACAAGGTCGCGGCGGTCGTGGATGACGCCGGGACTGCCATGCGCGAAGCCGTGGACAAGGCTGATGACTTGCAGGCCGCGTATGAGAATTCCGCCAACGGTGCGGACTCGCTGCGGCTGGCGACACAGCGGGCCGCGCAAGAGGCGGACGACGCCAAGGCGGCGCATGTCGCCCAGACTCAGACGCTGACCCAGCTGCAGACCAGCTACAAGGGCGCCCAGACCGCCACCACTGCCGCCCGTCAGGCATGGCGTGATGCCGCACAGCGTGTGCGTGACCTCAAGTCCGAGATCGGCCGGAGCGCCAACGCCACCGACGAGCAGCGCCAGGCATTGTCGCGGACCAGTGGTGCCGTGGAGCAGGCGAAGGATGCCTACGATGCCCAGGCACAAAGCCTCAGCAGTCTGCGTGATGAGCTGCAGCAGCAGCGTGAAGCGACGGATGAGGCCAAGGAGGAGTGGCAGAGCGCCAGCGCCAGTGCGGCCCAGCTGACTGCCGAGCTCAAGCCGGTCGAGCGCGAACTGAAGCAGCAGGAAAAGGCCCTCAACAAAGCCCGCGCGGCAGCCGACAAGGCGACCGCCGGTCATGAGGCTCAGGCCCAGAAGCTCACGCGCCTGCAGCAGGATGCCCACGCCGCGGGTGTGGACATCGACAACCTGGCCGATGAAGAACAGCGCCTGGCCCGCCAATCCCGTGAGCTGGAAGACGACGTGACCTCGCTGGCATCCGGCTTGCGTGAGACCGCCGCGGCCGCCCGCGAATCCGGTGAGGCAGCCGAGCGCAGCGAAAGCCGCTTCAAGAAAGCGGGTGCCTCACTCAAACAGTGGGCTGCCGGTGCTGCCGCCGCCACGGTGGCAGGGGCAGGGCTGGCCGTCGGCTGGGCCACGCGCTACACCGCTCAGCAGGCCGAGATGGCCCAGCAGCTGGATATCACGTCGCGCTCGCTGGGTATCTCCACTCAGGCGCTGCAGGGCTATCAGTACGCCTTTCAGCGTGCCGGTATCGATGCCGACAAGACCGGCAATATCTTCAAGGACACTGCCGACAAGATCGGTGACGCCTACCAGAACGGCGGCGGTGAGGCGCAGGACGCCCTCGATGCTCTGGGCATCAAGGCCGAGGAGCTGATCGAGCTGGCGCCAGACGAGATGATGTTGCGCCTGGCCGATGCCATGAAGGATCTGCCCCAGGCGGCTCAGGTCAACCTGCTGGAATCGCTGGCAGACGATGCCACACGCCTGCAGCCACTGCTTGCCAATAATGCCGCTGAACTCCGAGCTCTGATGGAAGAGGCCAGCGAGGTGGGGCTGATCATGTCCCCCGAGCAGATCGCCAATCTGCAAGCGACCGATGCCGCCATCACCCGCCTACAAGGCCGACTACAAGGGTTGAGCAATCGCCTGATGGGCGAGCTGTCACCGGCGGTCAATCAGGTGTCCGCTGACTTCGAGCAGGCTCTGGCGGAAAACCCCGGGCTGCTGGACGACCTCGCCACGGCCATCGGGGGTGTGATTCGTACCGGCGGTGAGTGGGCGCGGAGCTTCATAGAGCATCGCGATCAGATTGGCGGTGCCATGCAGTCGGTCGTCGATACCGGTCAGTTTATGGGCAATTCTCTGCTGGCCGTATTCCGGTTGGTGCAGTCAGCGGCCGCCGGATTGACGGCCGGCATCGCAAGCGTCAGCACCGGTGTGCTGCAGCTAAACGCCAAGTCGCTCGAGTTGCTGAACAAGGTTGGCGCTGCTTCCGATGAAGAAGTCGCCAGGGCGCAGGCCAAGGCCAAGGCGGCAGAACAGACGCTCTATGACCTCAACAAGGATGCCGCGCGTTACTTCAAACAAGCTGCTGAGGCAGGGAAGGACGCGGCCAACGCCTTCGACAACAGCGATACGGCCGCGCAGAAAGCCGCCAAGTCTGCTGCCAAGCAGGCCGCTGCCTCTGAGGCTGCGGCCATTGCCGCCAAGAAGCAGGCCGAGGAGGAAGAGAAGGCTGCCAAGCAGGCAGCGGATGCGGCCGCCAAACGTCAGAAGGCACTGGAAAACGCCGCCACTTCTCTCGGTACCTCGCTGGGCGAGCTATCCAGTGGTATTGCAGACAGCGAGCAGGAAGCCCTCGATGCCTTCGCCACGCTGGCGGCCAGTGGTGAATTGAGTGCGGCACAGCTGGCGACGGCCTTCGAGAAGGCGCAGGACAAGATCAAATCTGACAAGGGCATCGCCGTCCTCAAGGATCAGGTCGATGAGCTGGTGAATGACGGCGTGACCGGCGCGGATACTCTCGCGACCAAGTGGAAGTCTGCTGGTGCCCGCCTGGCCAAGGACATGGGCACCACCCTGGAAGAGATCCGCACCGGTGTGACCGAGGCGGAACGCTCGGCCATTGATGCCTTCACCAAGATCGCCTCTAGCGGCGAGCTATCCGCCAAGGAGCTGAGCCGCGCCTATGTCGGCGCCAAGGAGCAGATCAGCTCTGACGAGGGCATCAAGGCTTTCGGCGCGGTTCTCGATGGGCTGGTCAAGGATGGTGTGACCGGGGCTCGCACGCTCAAGGCGCAGTGGATCGAGGCGCAGGAAGCCACGGCCAAGGCAGCCCGGGACACGGGAGACAAGGCGCAGCAGGCCTCTGCCGACACGGCCAAGACGGTGGAGGCCTCTGTCACACGCAGTGCCCAGACCATTGCTCAGCTGATGAGCAATGCCTTGCACGAGACGGAAGAGCAGATACGGTCACTCAGTGACGCCGCCTATCAGGCCTTCGCGACTGACTGGGGGATCGATACCCAGGCCGAAGGCATCGAGGGAATGCAGGACCGCATTGCCGAGCTGGACCATGAGATCGGTGATCTTCGCGACAACCTCGCCACCCGTCTCGACTCCACCGGCTTCACGGCCTGGATGACGGACCTCGCCACCACGTCACGTCAGACCGAGATTGCCTTCCTCGAGCAGAAGATCGCCGTGGAATCGCTGACCGACCAGATCGAGGCAGGGCGGGCGCCAGCCAGCGCACTCTCGCAGGACATGGACGATCTCTCAAGCCGCTTCGACCTGCTCGATGAGTCGGACCTTTCCGGCCTCGAAAGCTCCATCCAGTCGGTGCGCAGTCAGGTCGAGTCGCTGTCAGATAGCGTGAGCGACACGCTGGCGAGCCTGCGCTCGGAACTCGCCAGCCTGCAGGGCGATAGCGCCCAGGTGGAGGCGCTGCGGTATCAGCAGCAACAGACCGAGCTTCAGGAGGCGCTCAACGCCGCCCGGGCATTGGGCGATGCTCAGACCATCAGCGCGGCGCAGGAGTCGCTGCGGCTCGCGGAACGCGCCCATGATCTGCGCCTTGAGGATATCCGCGCCCAGTCTGAGCAGGAGAAGCAGCAGGCCTTGGCTGATGAGGCTGAGCGTCAGCGCAACGTGCAGGAGGCCGAGGTCACCCAGCGCGAGAACAACCGTGACGCCCAGAACCGTACCAGCCAGCTCACCCAGTCGGTACAGGCCCAGCGCCGCGTGGCGGTAGACCTCAACATCGGTAACGAGACCGTCACCCTCAACGGGGTGGACGAGCGCGAGGCCGATGCCTTCCTTGATCGATTGACCCAAGCCTCACGCACAACGGCCCGCCGCTGATGGCGGGCGTTTCATTTCCATCGCGAGAAAGTCACGAGAACACACCATGGCGATCACCCTTGAGGGCATTGTCTTGCCCGATGACATCCAGTGGACCGATGAGCTGGTGTCCCACAGCGTCGGCCAGGTGCAGACGCCCACGCTGACCGGGGCACTCATCATCGAGGAGTCTGCGCAGGCGGCAGGGCGCCCCATTACCCTCGCCAGCGGCAACGGGGCCTGGGTAACTCGCGCCACCGCGTTGGCTCTCACAGAGCTGGCGGCCACGCCACGGCCAGACG is from Cobetia marina and encodes:
- a CDS encoding coiled-coil domain-containing protein — protein: MANQSDIQLRIQAAVDGLQDIGKLMSELDNLGQDSSEASAEVERLSEEMSAIGQQQKLVTQINKVAAVVDDAGTAMREAVDKADDLQAAYENSANGADSLRLATQRAAQEADDAKAAHVAQTQTLTQLQTSYKGAQTATTAARQAWRDAAQRVRDLKSEIGRSANATDEQRQALSRTSGAVEQAKDAYDAQAQSLSSLRDELQQQREATDEAKEEWQSASASAAQLTAELKPVERELKQQEKALNKARAAADKATAGHEAQAQKLTRLQQDAHAAGVDIDNLADEEQRLARQSRELEDDVTSLASGLRETAAAARESGEAAERSESRFKKAGASLKQWAAGAAAATVAGAGLAVGWATRYTAQQAEMAQQLDITSRSLGISTQALQGYQYAFQRAGIDADKTGNIFKDTADKIGDAYQNGGGEAQDALDALGIKAEELIELAPDEMMLRLADAMKDLPQAAQVNLLESLADDATRLQPLLANNAAELRALMEEASEVGLIMSPEQIANLQATDAAITRLQGRLQGLSNRLMGELSPAVNQVSADFEQALAENPGLLDDLATAIGGVIRTGGEWARSFIEHRDQIGGAMQSVVDTGQFMGNSLLAVFRLVQSAAAGLTAGIASVSTGVLQLNAKSLELLNKVGAASDEEVARAQAKAKAAEQTLYDLNKDAARYFKQAAEAGKDAANAFDNSDTAAQKAAKSAAKQAAASEAAAIAAKKQAEEEEKAAKQAADAAAKRQKALENAATSLGTSLGELSSGIADSEQEALDAFATLAASGELSAAQLATAFEKAQDKIKSDKGIAVLKDQVDELVNDGVTGADTLATKWKSAGARLAKDMGTTLEEIRTGVTEAERSAIDAFTKIASSGELSAKELSRAYVGAKEQISSDEGIKAFGAVLDGLVKDGVTGARTLKAQWIEAQEATAKAARDTGDKAQQASADTAKTVEASVTRSAQTIAQLMSNALHETEEQIRSLSDAAYQAFATDWGIDTQAEGIEGMQDRIAELDHEIGDLRDNLATRLDSTGFTAWMTDLATTSRQTEIAFLEQKIAVESLTDQIEAGRAPASALSQDMDDLSSRFDLLDESDLSGLESSIQSVRSQVESLSDSVSDTLASLRSELASLQGDSAQVEALRYQQQQTELQEALNAARALGDAQTISAAQESLRLAERAHDLRLEDIRAQSEQEKQQALADEAERQRNVQEAEVTQRENNRDAQNRTSQLTQSVQAQRRVAVDLNIGNETVTLNGVDEREADAFLDRLTQASRTTARR
- a CDS encoding DUF7210 family protein, which produces MTDKTATGKTGTETKSGTEAKPSDSVSVKLRKAHRHGGKEYAAGDSLTLEVRQLERLKKAGKV
- a CDS encoding phage tail tube protein; amino-acid sequence: MADFKDTGLIMSGDIFMAEVDANGKFGALNGPMNVPSLSITPTSVNRISRPSFQKDNYGQALDAVNLPSDSASVTIQFDSMPAAMLAETLGGTAELADAEADSVTGEALTLTEGAWAALPHSSLAAGSVVVTKDATDVTADCDINLSAGLIKARTAAAAGDVTVDYDTEAVTGHRVMGDTEISKPRYILVDGINLATGKRTRVEIFRAVLSADQATELMGTEFITGQLSGSLVVPPGKGAAYTATMYS